The segment GAACAATCACAGGCCCACATCGCATCAACATCATCGTCAACATCGGCAAATAGCACGGCAACAAACCAAAGGGTTTATAAGACATATAGTCAAAGATAAGATgaactttaattttaactaaaaacaacaacaatttaataagatatatatatattttttttaatttttgttttgtttattattatttttttagttttaatattttaattttttagaaaaaccagaaattaaaaacacaagtgtaatatttgtttataagctTTTTAGCTTAAATTAATCTAATATATGTGTATAGAAATCTacagataaaaaaataacaaaaaaaaataaaaattgcttttattagttttatatttataatttactttattGTTAACTCactatataaaaacaacacaCTCACATTCATCATTACCATCCATTAAATCAATATTTGatcaaaaagaaacaaatccttaataataaatagaaaaacaaaacaaaaaaaaccaaaacaatatttaacaaactCCTCCTTTAacacttaaattaaataattaacaatttaaatgtaataatgttaatatttcttctgttattttagttattatttctattttaattctaaaaaaaaacacacctagtttaaatattttatacaaagtctaaaatatatatataaaatacacatcaaaactattttatttttgtcgaactttaaagcacaattttgaagaaaaaattataaatatacattatacattttcttttattagtcTAGAGATTTATGTTAAACattgtaaataattaacaaataataataataatataaatggcTTAgagaaacaacaaaatattaataaaaaacttgtagtttttttactttgtcTTCGAAATTCTTTTACAGCCTTAAGTCCCCCCCACAATgtgttacacatttttttctaaaatttgctaaaatctaaaaatcttTTTCCTAACAAtgatttgtaattaatttaaataaaatatatatacatttaaaatatgcatataattataaataacaatGAAATAGTAGCTTAGTTTGTTTTTgctatctatatattttataaaattatataaaattcaatatgtattttattttctaatctCTACacctttaagttatttttttaaattaaagaacaaattttgtttttaatgccaacaaaaaaaattaatctttgttaaaaaaaatttaaatatttttggtagacatgagaaaaaaacaagaaatgtttaaataaaataatactatACTTTAGAAAACACACATTTTCGGGAGCAAATtctatatttatattcaaatgagtgaacaaaaaaaaaattcaaaaaaaattattgtcgtgaacaaaattgtgtatatgtgtaattatatattaaaaaaaaaaataaataaatcaactttgattttgtgttttcagaatttaataataattaacaaaaaaaaaactgcaaatattataattaaaaactgaagtatatataaagtaaattaaagtctatatattattattaattattaacttaaaataaaaatgaaaagttgtttaaataaacgtataaacaaaaacaaatataaatttcaatgttttatttgttttataatactGGTAATTTAGTATTTAGGTTACACCGAGGAATCAATCAAAACCTGTTATTCAAAACCTTGACACTGTGGTttagaaactttattttttggaaataaaatggTATGTCCTGACTCATGAACTATTGAAAAAGCGATACATTGAAGTGTTTTTAAgttcatttaaaagtttttcgaaATCGCAGATGGAATGGGAGCCTTTAAATGTACAATAAATTTTGGCCCCCCTTGggtctaaatatttataaaattatatctttcaaaaactacaaaaattcaatttatcgaattttttaaaatgttcgtaAACCAATTAAAATTGAAGAAACTAAAAAGCGATTGTAATAGCAactacaatattaaaataagttggaaagtatagtcgggcatggccgaccatataataccctacaccatgagtatatttttaacatttttatttttcataaagaaacttctATGCTGActtaaattccaaaatatttaagcaatttattaataaaaaataaatgttctaaATGATCTAaatataggagtataggtcaaacatgggccggtcctcagtaaatttgggaaaaggatatatttttaaacaacagttagttttgttgagtttcattgcgatacaaatagttacaagtcaattttagacgtttaagacattttctgaaaggaggttcgatgggggctagggtcaaataaggaccgatcattacgaaaatcgtgtgtcatttatacttatataaaacttatttgtgacaatttttaaaaggatAATAGTACATTTGACGTAATGATGGCATAAAAaacccaaatcgggaggtatggTTATATGAGGTTTGGTGAAATAATATTaagatttcaaccattttcaatagtcctCGTTACATAtgcttggtgcaaatttcattaaattatcttaaaaattgcggcctgtaccttgcgcacaatgtttacTTGAACAGCCAGCCACcgggacagacggacatgtcttaatctaTTCAAAAATAGgatcccactatagtggtgtagggtataacaattcCAATGTGTATCTGAATCTGATTTTTTGATAGAATACGCGATATCAACAACCAGTCCTAAAAAATAGTTGATTGGATTGCAAAATATCAAAGGCCCTCTGACCAAACCAATATATTTATACGACTGCATAGACGTATTCTAAGGGTTCTGGTATGGATTTTAAATTGGGATAGCAGTATACACGAATATTGTAGGTTATGCGAAAATGAGGAGGAAGTAGAAACGATCAAACATAATCTCATGCATAAATGGCTAGGGAATAGGTTCTACAAAGAACTGTTGGAAATTGCGAAACTTAACCCTTGCAATCTACTAGGTTTTCTCAAGTTAATTAGTGGggctttatatttttctattcatGTATTTTCATTTACCTATCTtcttgtttttgaattttcactTCTTGAAGGGAATCACAATGGATCTTATGGCCTCCGAGTGGATATATGTACATCGTTGTTTACTCCCTTCTTAACCTAACCTAAGACTTTGTCAGATACCTAAATTaccaataatatataaaatatttcagatcaaaatccataactgaacgattcaatttaaaaaattcaagacAAATCAAAACAtcatcatttttaaaaaatttgaaggaCTGAGATTTAAAtgggtatatttttttttgcatttaattaagtTATTCAGGAATGGGCGGATCTAGCAGTTaattttgatacaaaatttataaaaaattataaacaagaaaGATGGAAAAATCAAATTGTCGCTGGTACTGTGAATGTCGCCTAATTAGAATTTcagaaataacatatttacttcCAAAATTGTTTCTGTCCCACTGTGAAGTAGTGAAAGGCCTGATAGTTATACCtagatattttgaaaatttgtttaatggtCAAATTAGGTTATAGCATAATGGAATAAGCAGATTtcgaaatatgaaaaaagtaaaacaaaatagtttgagtttttaataacaacaaattttccAACACTATGTTTGAcagttattttttctaaaacaactctgtttaaattgtaatagaataataaaacaCTGTAAAACAGAGCTGTTAAACACATCAACACAttagacaaaaacaaaacagctgATACTGTCACTGACAGCATGTCTTTTttccagcaacaacaacattaacacacactttataatagaaaaaactgATTACAACATTAAAAAGTCAAGCAGAAagcataattttcaatattttttcataaaattttcaattaaactcaataatatattaacaaataataatggcCAACGTTGAAGCAAATACCGCCAGTCTGGAATCTTTAGATAAAGAACAAATGAAAACAGTAAGTTTTAAAGATATGTTCACGCCACTAtagaaatagaagaaaaattcATGAATTGgctaaatatgatttttttctaaaatttagttttcagattttttaatgTCATACAATAAATTATCTGAAATGTGTTTCACAGATTGTGTTAGAGATTTCACCTCCCGACAAGTGAAGGACAGCGAggtaagtaaaaataaaatatctccTAAAACCTTGActacaatattatttctttgttgttgttctctttGTAGGAAAAATGTTCCTTGAATTGTATggaaaagtatttgaaaatgaATCAACGTATATCACAAAGATTCCAGGAGTTCCAAATGATTGCCAATGAAAATGCTTTAGCCATGGCTCAAAAAACCGGTAGACTGTAAGGTGggaattagaaatttttaatataaacacaaGGATCGACACGAGAGTCAAGCTATATAAATAAAGCTAAAGAAGTTACACATTCTAATTtcctaaagtttttttcttttgctttactTTCTTCcctcaataattttttatgtttactttattaatttttttttaaaagagaaaactgtTAATTTAGCAAACAAATGTTTGtggcattttaataaaatttaaagaagaaacaaactactttttgagaaaaattaaagttttttttttaaatttcattaatgtaCGTTAAGCTTTAAAGCCTCCGTTAACTTaaaattagttgataattttgaaaaagaaactaTACtaactaaatgtttttttaatagatttggTGTAAAGGCTTAAAATAAGATGCTTAAATACTTAtcttataaaaacttattttttttagattttttctcgtttttttttatattagagTTTTATTTGAAGAACATAAATTAagattaaagtatttatttaaatttaaattaattaagtatTAAAGTGAGAGCAAACTAGAGATTGTAGTTCTATGTGAATTGGATGTTCCAATTAATCAATGAACTGGTGTAATACTTTCGGGGAAACCTTCAATTTCACTGATCAGGGCATATTCTAAAATAACTCGGCCTTCTTTATatctgaaaaaagtaaaaaatacatGTTTGATCAAAAAAcacttcaaaaattattttctaaaaactgcTTCTTATACATATTGTACTGTCCAATATGTTTTCTAAAATAAGTGTATATTTACAAAGTATTAATTTTAACTCACTTCAAATTAATTGTTTCTAtttcttaaagaatattttttacagTAAAAGACTCAGAACATTGCAGGATTGGTAACTAGCCACTTTTTGATAACAGAATTTACTTATTAATGggtagatatttttaaataactaggAACTAGTTACATAGAAAACCTACTTTAAGAATACAATACaatgatatatttttctttacattttctttaatgtagtttacttttttcttttcttgagACTCACAAAAAACTTAACGAAttgaaaaatttgaagaattttctagaatataaaataacttattGTAATTTTGTAATACATACTTTTGAGCCTCATCTGTTGCATACTCGTACATCCAGCCCAGTTTAACACTACAATTTTTGCACATTACATCGCGTACCATATGTCTTCCAGTAAGCATAACACGCTCCTGGATATTGCTAAAGGTTAAATTGACTACGCGCTTAAAGAGATAAGCTCGTCCTATTTCgataattaataacaatattcGAAACAAGAGAAAGACGATAATCACCCCACAGAGATtacaggaaaaaaatataaaaaataaaataagaaacaaattagcacatttttaaaacagtatgtatgtacgtacatatgtatgtatgtacataggtACAATGTACAAATGTATGCAGGTACATACCAActagtaataaaattaaagattacATTACAAAATGCACTTACCCGTAGCTCCAGTGAATCGAGTACTTATTAGCTGATTTCGATTAGTTAAGTTTGTTTGACATTGAGCACAATTAAATAGACGTGTGCCACCTAAATGTTCCAAAAATACACGACccataatttagaaaatattgagtTCAGTAACCGATTGCTTCAATTATTGGCGACTAGATAAACTTTACACGGCAGTGAGTACAATGATATTTGACAAAATGTTACCAAAAATCGAACGATCAAGCGACCGACTGATAAATCTGTCTCGTTGCACTTCTTACAAAAGAATATGTACACACAATAATTATAGAAATcccaaaatgtaaaaaaacgacaaaataATCTTCCAATGTTTGTCTATGAGTATTTTTTCTGCTTTCTTTGTTTacctttttgtttttgctttatattttgttgttgttttttatttaattgagagcaatttatttgcttttttgaaATGTTCTGTTTTCCTCGAaacaatttttgataataatgttaaagtgcaatattaaatgcttttttaaatgttatttatctttttttctaatACCCTTAAgaattagaaaatattcaagTGCAATTTTTcgcagtaaaaaaaattatgatgaaTTCCTTTTTTCTCCgtctttaatttagtttttttttatcaactgTCACTTTTTATCGTaatctattacaattttaagtACAGTGTTGTATTTATGCATGACATGCAAGAATGGTCAAAtagcaaattgtttaaatattagatTAACAgatatttttgaattgaatattATGAAATCAtagaattgttttattatgaaatcaaacaatatttcttaatttGACATTGATTTATGTAATATGAAATAtgagatagatagaaagatagatagatagatagatagatagatagatagatagatagatagatagatagatagatagatagatagatagatagataaatatatagataaatagatagatagatagatagatagatagatagatagatagatagatagatagatagatagatagatagatagatagatagatagatagatagatagatagatagatagatagatagatagatagatagatagatagatagatagatagatagatagatagatagatagatagataaaaagatagataaatagatagataaatagatatataggtagatagatagatagatagatagatagatagatagatagatagatagatagatagatagatagatagatagatagatagatagatagatagatagatagatagatagatagatagatagatagatagatagatagatagatagatagatagatagatagatagatagatagatagacagagatagatagatagatagatagatagatagatagatagatagatagatagatatagatagatggatagatagatagatagatagatagatagatagatagatagatagatagatagatagatagatagatagatagatagatagatagatagatagatagatagatagatagatagatagatagatagatagatagaatgatagatagatagatagatagatagatagatagatagatagatagatagatagatagatagatagatagatagatag is part of the Lucilia cuprina isolate Lc7/37 chromosome 3, ASM2204524v1, whole genome shotgun sequence genome and harbors:
- the LOC111684121 gene encoding mitochondrial import inner membrane translocase subunit Tim9, with the translated sequence MANVEANTASLESLDKEQMKTFSDFLMSYNKLSEMCFTDCVRDFTSRQVKDSEEKCSLNCMEKYLKMNQRISQRFQEFQMIANENALAMAQKTGRL
- the LOC111684119 gene encoding protein yippee, with product MGRVFLEHLGGTRLFNCAQCQTNLTNRNQLISTRFTGATGRAYLFKRVVNLTFSNIQERVMLTGRHMVRDVMCKNCSVKLGWMYEYATDEAQKYKEGRVILEYALISEIEGFPESITPVH